In Blastopirellula sp. J2-11, a single genomic region encodes these proteins:
- a CDS encoding serine/threonine-protein kinase: MQPTVVHRKLRTPARLSVVGDWRIGNLVARGSFCDVSRAQPLGGKGIAWDYAIKTLRPEYAADPLALEMLRREVRVSQQVASPRLATVLAHQIGGSEEAYLVFPYLTGVTLHQLVPRRGPLAARIWIIRQVAEGLAALHAAGWRHGDVKPENVIIDASGRVTLIDLGFATQIGVDEVDAVQYQKGTPRYMAPELFTSTLAASDASDLYSLGVMAFELLSGHRLFDTVDLAKIVAAHKSQTPPPLRRFLPNAPAALATLIARMLAKDPLRRPETADDVAERLRSLEFETIGMVG, translated from the coding sequence ATGCAGCCGACAGTCGTCCATCGAAAACTTCGCACCCCCGCGCGCCTGTCGGTCGTGGGAGACTGGCGCATCGGTAATCTGGTCGCGCGAGGTTCGTTCTGCGATGTCTCACGAGCCCAGCCCCTTGGCGGTAAGGGAATCGCGTGGGACTACGCGATTAAAACGTTACGACCCGAATATGCGGCCGATCCGTTAGCCTTGGAAATGTTACGGCGCGAAGTCCGTGTTTCGCAACAGGTCGCTTCGCCCCGCCTGGCGACGGTGCTTGCGCATCAGATCGGCGGTAGTGAAGAAGCCTATCTGGTCTTCCCTTATCTGACCGGCGTGACCCTTCATCAATTGGTTCCCCGCCGTGGTCCGTTGGCTGCCAGGATTTGGATTATTCGCCAGGTGGCCGAAGGCCTGGCTGCGCTGCACGCCGCCGGTTGGCGTCATGGCGATGTGAAACCGGAAAACGTCATCATTGACGCCAGTGGCCGAGTGACGCTGATCGATCTCGGTTTCGCGACGCAAATTGGCGTCGATGAAGTTGACGCGGTGCAGTACCAAAAGGGAACGCCGCGTTATATGGCGCCGGAGCTGTTCACCTCGACGCTGGCCGCCTCCGACGCGAGCGACTTGTATAGCTTGGGCGTGATGGCTTTTGAACTGTTATCAGGGCATCGGCTGTTTGATACCGTTGATCTGGCGAAGATCGTCGCCGCCCACAAATCGCAGACGCCGCCGCCGCTGCGCCGCTTCTTGCCGAATGCTCCGGCGGCGCTGGCGACTTTGATCGCCAGGATGCTGGCGAAAGACCCGCTCCGCCGTCCCGAGACCGCCGATGATGTCGCCGAGCGACTCCGCAGTCTGGAGTTTGAAACGATCGGCATGGTGGGCTAA
- a CDS encoding substrate-binding domain-containing protein has translation MKRRLFLKACAIAASAAVGCNSPSNPSGTSGGAVKNEFPLSNGKYTILDLRSDSGNHDRAKQNAEAAISKYPNLNCMVGLYAYNPPTILRAVENAGRLDDIKIVGFDEDIETLKGIEEGKIFGTVVQQPFLFGFKSVEYLSALVRGQKVDVPESEIIYIPHRVIRPADAAQFKSDIEQMMAGDGKAPAAARDDYDTSEPVSLAFLTNTVDPFWTLAERGVQCAEPIFNASCDVYHPPTASAEEQKRFIERKLNDDCQGLALSPIDKENQGNLINRACEKMKVICHDSDAPDTNRLFYIGTGNYLAGRAVGKLVKEAIPDGGEVAIFVGKLEQLNAQERSQGVIDELLDKPIPPQYAAGAEAAAASSAESAPK, from the coding sequence ATGAAACGTCGTCTCTTCCTGAAGGCGTGCGCCATCGCCGCTTCGGCCGCAGTCGGATGCAATTCTCCGTCAAACCCCTCGGGCACTTCGGGTGGAGCGGTCAAGAATGAATTCCCCCTCTCCAACGGCAAGTACACGATCCTCGACCTGCGCTCTGACAGCGGAAATCATGACCGCGCCAAGCAAAATGCCGAAGCCGCGATCTCGAAATATCCAAATTTAAACTGCATGGTCGGCCTTTACGCCTACAATCCTCCCACCATTTTGCGGGCAGTCGAGAATGCCGGCAGACTGGACGACATCAAAATCGTCGGCTTTGACGAGGATATTGAGACCCTGAAAGGGATCGAAGAAGGAAAGATTTTCGGCACCGTCGTGCAGCAGCCATTTTTGTTTGGCTTCAAATCAGTCGAATATCTATCGGCGCTGGTTCGCGGTCAAAAGGTCGATGTTCCCGAGAGCGAAATCATCTATATCCCGCATCGAGTGATTCGTCCCGCCGACGCCGCGCAGTTCAAATCCGATATCGAACAGATGATGGCCGGCGACGGGAAAGCTCCCGCCGCCGCGCGTGATGACTACGACACCAGCGAACCGGTGAGCTTGGCGTTTTTAACCAACACGGTCGATCCGTTTTGGACCCTGGCCGAACGAGGCGTGCAATGCGCCGAGCCGATTTTTAACGCTTCATGTGACGTCTATCATCCGCCGACCGCCAGCGCCGAAGAGCAAAAGCGTTTTATCGAGCGGAAGCTGAATGACGATTGCCAAGGTCTCGCGCTGTCGCCGATCGACAAAGAGAATCAGGGGAACTTGATCAATCGCGCTTGCGAGAAGATGAAAGTGATCTGTCACGACAGCGACGCTCCCGATACAAATCGTTTGTTCTATATTGGGACCGGCAACTATTTGGCGGGGCGCGCTGTTGGCAAGTTGGTGAAAGAAGCGATCCCCGACGGGGGCGAAGTCGCAATCTTCGTCGGCAAGCTCGAGCAACTAAACGCCCAAGAGCGCAGCCAAGGAGTGATCGACGAATTGCTCGACAAGCCGATCCCACCGCAATACGCCGCCGGAGCCGAAGCCGCCGCAGCATCGTCGGCCGAGTCGGCGCCGAAGTAA
- a CDS encoding sugar ABC transporter ATP-binding protein, with protein MPLLEVCHVSKRFPGVQALKDVSLSIAAGQSIAVIGENGAGKSTLMKILAGIQTPDEGEICIDGRAVEIRTVRDAEKQGIALIHQELNLCDNLDVAANMFLGKEPRNCGFLRRREMDRRAAAVLQQVGLDIPPTTSLASLSIGRRQLVEIAKALASDAQVLIMDEPTSSLSTGEVENLFGVIHTLRQRGVSIVYISHRLSEIHHVADRVVALRDGRNSGELARDEITHEQMVRLMVGRDLDQFFPHVPHAAGEVVLSAKEVRVQGKAAFPIDLELKAGEIVGLAGLVGAGRTELLETLFGVRRNVGGSVEVAGKRVRLRSPRDAIAAGLFLIPEDRKQDGLVIEMTVGENITLPGLMRASTAGLLPARWEKSIAGEMIEKLRIKTPGPDQIIQFLSGGNQQKAVIAKWLAMGPKVLLLDEPTRGIDIGAKHEIYEMMETLAHQGVAILFASSEMEEVIGMSDRTLVMHEGRIAGQLERGQLSEQAIMRLATGVSSAATT; from the coding sequence GTGCCGCTGCTCGAAGTCTGCCATGTCTCGAAACGCTTCCCCGGCGTACAGGCCCTCAAAGACGTCAGCCTGTCGATCGCCGCTGGCCAATCGATCGCGGTGATCGGCGAGAACGGGGCCGGCAAAAGCACGTTGATGAAAATCTTGGCCGGGATTCAAACCCCCGACGAAGGAGAAATCTGCATCGACGGTCGCGCGGTGGAGATTCGCACCGTCCGCGACGCCGAGAAACAGGGAATCGCGCTCATTCATCAAGAGTTGAATCTGTGCGACAACCTGGATGTTGCGGCGAATATGTTTCTGGGCAAAGAACCGCGGAACTGCGGATTCTTACGCCGTCGCGAAATGGATCGCCGCGCAGCGGCAGTGTTGCAACAAGTGGGGCTCGATATTCCGCCGACAACGTCATTGGCGTCGCTCTCGATCGGGCGGCGACAGTTGGTTGAAATCGCCAAGGCGCTGGCGTCAGACGCGCAGGTGCTAATCATGGACGAACCGACGTCCAGCCTCTCAACCGGTGAAGTCGAAAATCTCTTTGGCGTGATCCACACCCTGCGCCAGCGCGGGGTCAGTATCGTCTATATCTCGCACCGCTTAAGCGAAATTCATCATGTCGCCGACCGCGTCGTTGCGCTGCGCGACGGGCGAAACTCCGGCGAACTAGCACGGGACGAGATCACGCACGAACAAATGGTTCGCCTGATGGTGGGACGCGATCTCGATCAATTTTTCCCGCATGTGCCGCACGCAGCTGGCGAAGTAGTGCTATCGGCAAAGGAAGTACGCGTGCAGGGGAAGGCCGCTTTCCCGATTGATCTAGAACTAAAAGCAGGCGAAATCGTCGGTCTGGCCGGTCTGGTTGGCGCCGGCAGGACGGAACTGCTGGAAACGCTATTTGGGGTTCGACGCAACGTGGGGGGGTCGGTCGAAGTCGCCGGAAAGCGGGTTCGACTGCGAAGTCCTCGCGACGCCATCGCCGCTGGGCTGTTCCTGATTCCTGAAGACCGTAAACAAGACGGCTTGGTGATCGAGATGACGGTGGGCGAGAACATCACGTTGCCAGGTTTGATGCGGGCCTCCACTGCTGGCCTGTTACCTGCCCGCTGGGAAAAATCGATCGCCGGCGAGATGATCGAAAAGCTGCGGATCAAGACGCCGGGGCCCGATCAAATCATTCAGTTCCTCTCGGGGGGGAACCAGCAAAAGGCGGTCATCGCCAAATGGCTCGCGATGGGGCCCAAGGTATTGCTGCTCGATGAACCGACGCGCGGCATTGATATTGGCGCGAAGCACGAAATTTATGAGATGATGGAAACGCTCGCGCATCAAGGCGTGGCGATTCTCTTCGCTTCCAGCGAAATGGAAGAAGTGATCGGCATGTCGGACCGGACTTTGGTCATGCACGAAGGACGGATCGCCGGCCAGCTCGAGCGTGGGCAACTGAGTGAACAGGCGATCATGCGACTAGCGACCGGCGTATCGAGCGCAGCGACAACCTAG
- a CDS encoding ABC transporter permease — protein MNKSWGMLFLLVLICVVTAIFRPRFVEPGNLANIIRWTSLYGVMGIGVAFVIITGGIDLSIGSMLALVGCLFGVLMAQYNLPPAAAIATVLVMSTLLGLVYGLLITKLKLQPFVVTLCGLLILRGLARASAGGSSVGGFQRLSYLINYEWGSIPVPFLPWINEGYWSFHKWLPSRGDQAGHFALNDAGERIALDWYDWVPLHPPILYLAAIAIIAAIFLNWTVFGRHLKALGKNEQAARYSGVRTDTMVIISYMICTAMAGVAGVLFSIDIGSVMPSTFGNFYELYAIAAAVLGGCSLRGGEGSIIGVVIGTAILRVLQNSIEMWSIQELEFAVVGGVILIGVIADEIARRIIARRRASQEAALLEKQNASPS, from the coding sequence ATGAATAAAAGTTGGGGAATGCTGTTCTTGCTGGTGCTGATCTGCGTCGTCACCGCGATCTTTCGTCCACGATTCGTCGAACCGGGAAATCTGGCGAACATCATCCGTTGGACTTCGCTGTACGGCGTGATGGGCATCGGCGTCGCGTTTGTCATCATTACCGGGGGAATCGATCTTTCGATCGGTTCCATGTTGGCGCTGGTCGGTTGTTTGTTCGGCGTGCTGATGGCGCAGTACAATCTTCCGCCTGCAGCGGCGATCGCCACGGTGTTGGTGATGTCGACGTTGCTCGGATTGGTTTACGGTTTGCTGATCACCAAGCTAAAACTGCAGCCGTTTGTCGTCACGCTTTGTGGTCTGCTGATCTTGCGCGGACTTGCCCGCGCATCGGCCGGCGGCAGTTCGGTCGGCGGCTTCCAGCGTCTCAGCTACCTGATCAACTACGAGTGGGGAAGTATTCCCGTTCCGTTTCTCCCTTGGATTAACGAAGGCTATTGGAGCTTCCACAAGTGGCTCCCCAGCCGCGGCGATCAAGCGGGACACTTCGCGTTGAATGACGCCGGGGAACGAATCGCGCTCGATTGGTACGACTGGGTCCCGCTTCACCCGCCGATTCTCTATCTGGCGGCGATCGCGATCATCGCCGCGATCTTTTTGAACTGGACCGTTTTCGGTCGCCATCTGAAAGCGCTCGGCAAGAACGAACAGGCGGCGCGCTATAGCGGCGTGCGGACCGATACGATGGTGATCATCAGCTATATGATCTGCACCGCGATGGCTGGCGTCGCCGGAGTTTTGTTTTCGATCGACATCGGCAGCGTCATGCCGAGCACCTTTGGCAATTTTTACGAACTCTACGCGATCGCCGCGGCGGTGCTGGGAGGCTGCAGTTTGCGCGGCGGCGAGGGTTCGATCATCGGCGTCGTTATCGGCACGGCGATTTTGCGGGTACTGCAAAACTCGATCGAAATGTGGTCGATCCAAGAGCTGGAGTTCGCCGTAGTCGGCGGCGTAATCTTGATCGGCGTTATCGCCGACGAAATCGCGCGGCGAATCATCGCGCGGCGTCGCGCCAGCCAAGAAGCGGCGCTGCTAGAAAAACAAAACGCGTCCCCATCGTAA
- a CDS encoding IS4 family transposase, with the protein MSDQFNASPQEVQSKFRNVSIFVSELLLPNGVVTAICQEIGFSFRQRIYSPMVVVWMFVMQTLSADHSCQQVVTRLNAWRMAQGLPRCSGDTTSYCQARRRLPIALFQRLLAWTARKCDEAGVGDWRFQGREVVIVDGTTVTMADTRANQTAYPQMKSQKPGCGFPLTRIVHLFSLATGAATMFAMGRYAGKETGETSLLRTLLSQFHSGEIVLADRYYASFWLLALSELRGIDIVARAHHLRKIDFRRGLRQGDCDQVVSYSKPQRPTWMTQREYESYPSSILVRHLRYQVTQRGFRTRQITLATTLLQADVYRAEDLADLYRRRWQAELHIRSLKTQMQMDHLRCKSPAMVVKELHCHMIGYNLVRAAMLATALKFRLPPWRLSFTGAMQAIEEFAAALRWNTKQQESQWENLLQTIRQLEVGARPDRNEPRELKRRPKAYKLMQTPRNRYATAA; encoded by the coding sequence GTGTCTGATCAGTTTAACGCTTCGCCGCAGGAAGTTCAAAGCAAGTTCCGTAACGTTTCGATCTTCGTCAGCGAGTTGCTGCTGCCCAACGGCGTTGTCACCGCGATCTGTCAAGAGATCGGCTTCTCGTTTCGGCAGCGCATCTATTCGCCGATGGTCGTCGTGTGGATGTTCGTCATGCAGACGCTGTCAGCCGATCATAGTTGTCAGCAAGTCGTCACTCGTCTCAACGCCTGGCGAATGGCGCAGGGGCTGCCGCGCTGCAGCGGCGACACCACTTCCTATTGCCAAGCGCGGCGCCGCTTGCCGATTGCATTGTTTCAACGACTGCTCGCTTGGACGGCGCGAAAGTGCGATGAAGCTGGCGTCGGCGATTGGCGGTTCCAGGGACGCGAAGTGGTCATCGTCGACGGCACGACCGTCACGATGGCTGACACCCGCGCGAATCAAACCGCCTATCCGCAAATGAAAAGCCAGAAGCCTGGCTGCGGCTTCCCCTTGACGCGGATCGTGCATCTCTTTTCGTTAGCGACCGGCGCGGCGACGATGTTTGCGATGGGACGTTACGCCGGCAAGGAGACAGGCGAGACGTCACTGTTGCGAACGCTCTTGTCGCAGTTTCACTCGGGAGAAATCGTGCTCGCCGATCGTTACTACGCCAGCTTCTGGCTGCTCGCTTTATCGGAACTGCGCGGGATCGATATCGTGGCTCGCGCGCACCATCTTCGCAAAATCGACTTTCGCCGAGGCTTGCGCCAAGGGGACTGCGATCAGGTCGTGAGCTATTCGAAGCCGCAGCGGCCGACGTGGATGACGCAGCGGGAATATGAAAGCTACCCGTCGTCGATTCTCGTACGTCACTTGCGATATCAAGTCACGCAGCGCGGATTTCGGACGCGTCAAATCACGTTGGCGACGACGCTGCTACAGGCTGACGTTTATCGAGCGGAAGACTTGGCCGATTTGTATCGTCGCCGCTGGCAAGCGGAGTTGCATATCCGGAGCTTGAAAACGCAAATGCAAATGGACCACCTCCGCTGCAAAAGTCCGGCGATGGTTGTGAAGGAACTTCACTGCCACATGATCGGCTACAATCTGGTGCGGGCCGCGATGCTGGCGACGGCGTTGAAATTTCGCCTGCCTCCGTGGCGGCTCAGCTTTACCGGAGCGATGCAAGCGATCGAAGAGTTCGCCGCCGCACTCCGCTGGAACACGAAGCAACAAGAGTCCCAGTGGGAAAACCTCTTGCAAACGATCCGCCAACTGGAAGTCGGCGCTCGCCCTGACCGGAATGAACCACGAGAACTTAAACGGCGGCCGAAAGCGTATAAACTAATGCAAACGCCTCGAAATCGTTACGCAACAGCGGCTTAG
- a CDS encoding prolyl oligopeptidase family serine peptidase: protein MMLRIAVGAACTWLILITAPLAVVSGEESTKAESVSSETDPYAWLEDVEGEQALDWVRARNALSQAKLESDPSFEQLRDDLLAIFDSNERIPFVRKRGDFYYNFWRDEKNERGVWRRTTLDEYKKEEPQWEVLLDLDELAKAENENWVWSGAQLLRPDYTRCLLSMSRGGADADVTREFDLTTRKFVEDGFNRPEAKGGMSWIDIDHVFISTDFGPGSLTSSGYPRIAKLWTRGVKLEEAKVVYEGALTDLSISASHDNTPGYERNFVRRAIAFYNNEIYLLKEDGSLAQIEAPNSAGKGVHRDYLTLELRDAWTVGDKTYAAGSLIVANFDDFMAGKREFTVLFEPNDRSALSGYSFTKDYLLLNVLEDVASKLLVMKAEADGSWTKTPLVGAPTLGKVSVSPVDPDESNDYFMTSTDYLTPTTLYMGEVGKEPEVLKSMPEFFDATGLKVTQHFATSKDGTQIPYFMLYRDEMKYDGGNPTLLYGYGGFEVSLQPGYRATVGRAWSTQGGVYVVANIRGGGEYGPRWHQAALKEKRLKAYEDFAAVAQDLIDRKVTSTEHLGIQGGSNGGLLVGNMVALYPDLFKAAVCQVPLLDMKRYSHLLAGASWMAEYGNPDVPEEWEFIRTYSPYHNVKADVDYPTVFFTTSTRDDRVHPGHARKMFAKMEAWGKDVLYYENIEGGHGGAANNRQSAFMTAMAFTFLKQQLFPPAKE from the coding sequence ATGATGTTGCGAATTGCGGTTGGCGCCGCGTGTACCTGGTTGATTTTGATAACGGCTCCCCTGGCTGTGGTGAGCGGCGAAGAAAGTACGAAGGCGGAAAGCGTGAGCAGCGAAACGGACCCCTATGCGTGGCTAGAAGATGTCGAAGGCGAACAGGCGCTTGATTGGGTGCGAGCACGAAACGCACTGTCGCAGGCCAAGCTGGAAAGCGATCCCAGCTTCGAGCAGCTGCGCGACGATTTGCTGGCGATTTTTGATTCCAACGAGCGAATTCCCTTCGTCCGCAAGCGGGGCGATTTCTACTACAACTTCTGGCGCGACGAAAAGAACGAACGGGGAGTCTGGCGACGAACCACGCTTGACGAATACAAAAAAGAGGAGCCCCAGTGGGAAGTTCTGCTCGACCTGGACGAACTTGCCAAAGCCGAGAACGAAAACTGGGTTTGGAGCGGCGCTCAACTGCTGCGTCCCGATTACACGCGCTGTTTGCTCAGCATGTCGCGCGGCGGCGCCGACGCCGATGTCACACGTGAGTTTGATCTGACGACGCGTAAATTTGTCGAAGATGGATTCAATCGTCCGGAAGCGAAGGGAGGGATGAGCTGGATCGACATCGACCATGTCTTCATCTCGACCGATTTTGGTCCCGGCTCGCTGACGAGTTCCGGCTATCCGCGGATCGCCAAGCTTTGGACGCGCGGCGTGAAGCTGGAAGAGGCCAAGGTCGTGTACGAGGGAGCGTTAACCGATTTATCGATCAGCGCTTCGCATGACAATACGCCTGGATATGAGCGGAACTTTGTCCGTCGTGCGATCGCGTTCTATAACAACGAGATTTATCTGCTGAAAGAAGACGGCTCGCTCGCCCAGATCGAAGCGCCGAACTCGGCCGGAAAGGGAGTTCATCGCGACTATCTAACGCTGGAACTACGAGACGCATGGACCGTCGGCGACAAAACCTACGCGGCTGGTTCGTTGATCGTCGCCAACTTTGACGACTTCATGGCGGGCAAACGTGAGTTTACAGTTTTGTTCGAGCCGAATGATCGCAGCGCTTTGTCAGGCTACAGCTTTACGAAAGACTATTTGCTGCTGAACGTGCTGGAGGATGTCGCGAGCAAGCTATTGGTGATGAAAGCGGAAGCCGACGGCAGTTGGACGAAAACCCCGCTGGTCGGCGCTCCGACTTTAGGCAAGGTCAGCGTTTCGCCGGTCGACCCCGATGAGTCGAACGACTATTTCATGACCTCGACTGACTATCTGACGCCGACCACGCTTTACATGGGCGAAGTCGGCAAAGAGCCGGAAGTGTTGAAGTCGATGCCGGAGTTTTTCGATGCGACCGGTTTGAAAGTGACGCAGCACTTCGCGACGAGCAAAGACGGCACGCAGATTCCGTACTTCATGCTTTACCGCGACGAGATGAAGTACGACGGCGGCAATCCGACGCTGCTGTATGGTTACGGTGGATTTGAAGTCTCGCTGCAACCAGGCTATCGCGCTACCGTGGGCCGCGCCTGGTCGACGCAAGGAGGCGTTTATGTCGTCGCCAACATCCGCGGCGGCGGCGAATATGGTCCCCGTTGGCACCAAGCGGCGCTGAAGGAGAAGCGTTTAAAAGCGTATGAAGATTTCGCCGCGGTCGCGCAAGATCTGATCGATCGTAAAGTGACTTCGACCGAGCATTTGGGGATTCAAGGGGGATCGAACGGCGGTCTGTTGGTTGGCAACATGGTCGCTTTGTATCCGGACCTGTTTAAAGCGGCCGTCTGTCAGGTTCCGCTGCTCGACATGAAACGGTACAGCCATCTGTTGGCGGGCGCTTCTTGGATGGCCGAATATGGCAATCCTGATGTGCCGGAAGAATGGGAGTTTATCCGAACCTATTCGCCGTACCACAACGTGAAAGCAGACGTCGACTATCCGACTGTTTTCTTTACCACATCAACGCGTGACGATCGCGTCCATCCTGGCCACGCGCGGAAGATGTTCGCCAAGATGGAAGCGTGGGGCAAAGATGTTCTCTACTACGAAAACATCGAAGGAGGACACGGCGGCGCCGCCAACAATCGCCAGTCTGCGTTCATGACCGCGATGGCGTTCACCTTCCTCAAGCAACAACTGTTTCCGCCGGCAAAAGAATAA